The Candidatus Peribacteria bacterium region AGCAAAATGTTCCGGCGATTCGGGCATGGATAAAATAAGATGCATGCCGTCCTTCTCCAGTTCTTCCGCACACCGATGCACGATTTCCGCGTGCTGCGCATGATAGTCCGGGCTGTCGCCGGGCGAACCGCTCTGAATGACTTCCAGGGACAGATGTTTCCACGCCGGCATCATGTCCGTAATCTGTTCTGCAATAGTCGTCCGTCCCATCGCCGATGTTCCGTCCAGCAAAATAACCATTAAGGGTTACTCTACTCTATTGGACGGCCGGCACAAAGAGGTTCTGATATCCGATCAATCCGCATCGGCCGCAACATCGTCATCTTCCCCCACAAATGTCTGCATGCTGATCTGTCCGGTTTCATGATCAATCGTCACGCCTTCAATTGTTTTTGGTTTCAACACATTCTGCAGCTCGACACGAACAACCTCTTCGTTCAATTGAACAGTCTTTTCTGCAGCAGCCTGTAAGACACCGCCTTCCTGTGGTACAGGATTCTGCCGATGCCAGTCGGGGCTGAATGTGTCTTCCCCCGGGCCATATTGGCTATTGAATTCCCAAACCTTTCGTATGGAACTGCGACTGAGCATAGTGCTGGGGGAAAGAGATAGAGATGACTATTTAAAACTCCCGCCGATCACTGCATCCACCCCGTGTATCGTGGCGAGGAGCAAAAATATCAATGCCAAAAAGATTCATCATAGCAACCTGTGAATTGATCATCCTCGATACTTCTGACTGAGGCTTGGGCGCAACAGGAATAACATCTTCTGCCGGCTGATCTTCAGGAGTGTCTGGCAACATTATTGCGGCTTGGAAATGACCTCTTTTCCACCCATATACGGTCGCAGCACTTCCGGAATCGTCACGCTTCCATCTGCATTCTGATACATCTCGAGAATCGGGATGAGAATACGGGGCGAAGCAATGCAGGTGTTATTCAGCGTGTGCACAAATTTCTTCGTGCCGTCGCTGTCTTCGTATTTGATATTCAGTCTGCGGGACTGGAATTCGTGGAAGGTGGAACAGCTGTGTGTTTCGCCGTAGCTGTTGCGGCTTGGCATCCAGGTTTCAATATCGTTTTTGTAGATCTGTCCGCGGCCCATGTCGCCTGTACACACGTCGACGACTCTGTACGGCAACTTCAGAGCCTGCAGAATGTCTTCTGCGTTCTGCAGAATTTCTTTGTGCATCTTCTCGCTTTCTGCGGGATCATTCTTACACAGAATCACCTGCTCGACTTTCTGGAACTGGTGGATGCGGTACAGACCGTGCGTGTCTTTGCCGTAGGTTCCTGCCTCGCGACGGAAGCAGTTACTGATACCGCAGTAGCGCTTCGGCAGATCTGTCTCTTTGAGCGTCTCGCCGCTGTGGTAGCTGGTCACAGCCACTTCCGATGTTCCAATCAGCCACACATCATCACTTTCAATGGCAGCATCCGGTGTCTTCACGCCGATGGCATACGCCTGTTCTTCGCCACCCGGGAAATAGCTGGTTCCCATCATCGCTTCATAGTTCACCATCAAGGGCGGGAGGAATGCGGTGTAGCCTTTCTTGGCAAGGCTATCGAGCGTGAACATCAGGATTGCGAGTTCGAGACGTGCACCGTCCCCTTTCAAAAAGTAGCTGCGGCTGCCGGCCATTTTCACGGCGCGGGGAATATCGAGGATATCCAGGTCTGTCGCGAGCGTGACGTGGTCCTTCATCGGGAAATCAAACGTCGGGATGGTTCCGTGCGTGCGGACTTCCACGTTCTCCGTGTCATCTTTTCCGACCGGTACCTGCGGCAATGGAATGCCCGGCATCAGGAGCAGAGTGTGATTCCATTCTTTTTCGATCACCGCCAGTTTTTCTTCAGCAGTTTTGAGCTTCTCACCTACCTCTTTCATGTCGGCGATCGCCTTTGCCTTCTCGTCGCCCTGCATCTGCGGAATATCCTTGCTGACGGCGTTTTTGTTCGCGCGCATTTCATCGGCGTGCTGGATGAGCGTGCGGCGTTCCTCGTCGAGTTTCAGGAATGCGAGCACATCAACTTTGATGCGCTTTTTGGTGGCAGCATCCTGGTAGAGTTCGGGGTTATCCCGGAGGTGCTGGAGGTCGATCATAGGAAGGAGGGAATCAGCTGTTTTTGAGCTTCTCGTAGAGAGAGGATAGCAGGGAACGGAATCGTTTGTTGAGCAAGTGGAGAGAGGATATCAGACTTTCGTTCCAGCTTCTATCCAGCTGATCTGTTTCATAGAAAAGATCAATGTCCGGAATATGCCCAAATGATCCATTGGTCACAGCTTTGCGCAGATCCATCAGTGCGCGCACTTCTGCTATCGTTTTCTGCGCGTCTTTCTCCTCTTCCTCATCATCTGCGTAGGCAATATCGCCGTCTTCTGTTTCACAATCATCGTCATCCATGTCCTCCAGAAACTCATCGAGCCCGCAATCTTCCGCATATGTTGCCACTAAAAAATCAACGAGCGTCTGTCGCATTTCCTGTTGCATGGATGCAATGACCTCGCCGATAAGATCCAGCCCCATAAAGATATTATTGGTTAGTCTCCACTGATCGGTTTGTACATTCATGTTTGGATTTTTATACCATGCATCCACGCCGAACACCGGTGCGTCCGGATGATTGTCCGGTTTGTATGTTCCGGTGCTCTGTCGAGAGGCTAGCGTAGAGGGGAGATCATCCTCATCGCTGCTTTTGAGTTGTAACCGCAGATCCTTCGCACTCAGTGATTCGAGGATGGCTTTTTGCTCAGGCTTACTGGCACTCTCACTCATCCGTCTGATAAACAATTCATGCAGAGTAAGCATCATTGATTCAATTGCATCGTCATCAGGAAAAGGCGGAAGAAACAGTGTGTCCTCCGGAAGATTCTCGTCGTCAGGCAAATCGCGTACGTCCGACATAGCGCACGCATTTTCCTCGTTTTTGTAATAGTATCAAGACAGAATCCGTGAAATAGAGCAAATTCAAACAATTTCCTTATAAAAACGGTCAAATAATTACCTATTTTGGCTGCCTCCCATTGGATCAGGCCTCTTTTTCCTGTACGCTGTTCCGACAATCTTTTCTCCTGTTACATGTCCAAAAACAAGCCTTTCAGACTCGTATCCTCCTTTGAGCCCAAGGGTGACCAGCCGGCAGCTATTGAGAAACTGCTCAAGGGTCTTGAGAAAGGTGAGAAACACCAGACGCTTCTCGGGGCAACGGGCACAGGAAAGACTTTTACTATGGCGAATATTGTGCAGGCAACGCAGCGTCCGACGCTCGTGCTCGCACATAACAAAACCCTTGCGGCGCAGCTGTGTTCGGAGTTCCAGATGTTCTTTCCGGACAACGCGGTGTCGTATTTCGTCTCCTACTACGACTACTACCAGCCCGAAGCGTACGTGCCGCACACGGATACGTATATTGAGAAAGATGCGTCCATCAACGAAGAAATCGACAAGTACCGTCATGCTGCAACGTACAATCTTCTCACGCGTCGCGACGTGCTGATTGTTGCATCTGTTTCCTGTATCTACGGTCTTGGAAACGTGACTGACTACGAAGCACTCGCCATCAAACTCGAACGCGGACAGACCATCCAGCGTGACAAACTCCTCCGCAAGCTGACAGACATTCAGTATCGCCGTTCGAACATGGAGTTCAAGCAGCGGATGTTCCATGCAATGGGAGACACGGTCGAAATTTTCCCGCCGAATGCAGACACGGTCATCCGCATCGAAATGCCGTTTGATGAAATTGATGTCATTCAGGAGGTGGATAGCTTTACCGGAGAAGTCATTCAGGAACTGCAGGATGTGACCATTTTCCCGGCAGCACACAACGTGACCTCGAAAGAAAAAATTGATCGTGCGATTGAAGGAATCCTCGCGGAGATGAAAGAGCAGGAAGCGTATTTCCTGAAGCGCGGCGAACTCGTAAAAGCAGAACGCATCCGCATGCGCACGGAGTACGACGTCGAAATGCTGCGTGAAACCGGCTACTGCACAGGTATTGAAAACTATGTGCGCTACCTGGAAGGAACACCGCCCGGCGTTCCGCCGTCCACTCTCCTCGACTACTTCCCGGATGATTACCTCGTGATTGCCGATGAGTCGCACATCACCATCCCGCAGATCGGCGGTATGTACGAAGGAAACAACTCCCGCAAATCCACGCTCGTCGAATACGGCTTCCGCCTGCCATCCAGCCACGACAACCGCCCGCTCAAAATGAATGAATGGGAAGAGCGCGTGCATCAGCGTATTTATGTGTCTGCAACGCCGAGCAAATATGAATTTGCAAACACGCCGAAAGATAATTTCGCGGAGCAGATTATCCGCCCGACAGGACTCATCGATCCGGTGGTGACTGTAAAGCCCACAAAGAACCAGATCGACGACATCACCAGAGAGGTGCAGGAAACTCTCAAGCGGAACGAGCGCGTGCTTATTACAACGCTCACCAAGCGCAGCGCTGAAGACCTCACCAAGTACCTGAAAGACGGTGGCTACAACGTGCAGTACATCCACTCAGACGTGGAGACGCTCGACCGTATCGAAATCCTCCGCCAGCTGCGTACCGGTGACATCGACATCCTCGTCGGTATCAACCTGCTGCGCGAAGGACTCGACCTTCCGGAAGTGAGCTTCATTGCAATTCTCGATGCCGACAAGCAGGGCTTCCTCCGTTCCCGCGACGCTCTCATTCAGACCATCGGCCGTGCTGCCCGTAACGTCAACGGACACGTAACGCTCTACGCCGACAAAGAGACCGATGCCATGCGCGGAGCCATGGGCGAAACCACCCGCCGCCGCGCGATCCAGCAGGCCTACAACGAGAAGCACGGCATCACGCCGCAGACCATCATCAAAGCCATCCACGACATTGCGGAAGAAGGCAAAAAGCTGGAACTCCGTCGTCCGAAGCATGATCATCAGAAGATTCCGAAGGACGAACGCAACCGCCTGATTGAAGAGCTCGAAGCGCAGATGGAACTCGCGTCCCAGAATCTGCAGTTTGAGCAGGCTGCGGATCTGCGTGATGAGATTGAGTTATTGCGGCGGCAGAAATGAGCATAGAAAAATGAGCTTCAGGAAGACCTGAAGCTCGGGGTTTGTGATACCTCACATGCAGATTAGACGTTTAAACATTCTTCAGCTGGCTCGTTTGCCTTCACTTCTTTCGTCTCTGAGACAACCGGTCGCCAGAAACACATCCCCAGGAAAAACCCGATGATGCTGATCGTTGCTACTGGTGTGAACCAGATAGGAACGTGAATGTGGAAGCTGTCCAGAATCATGACGGCTGCCAGTGTGCCGATTGCATACATAGCCCCGTTTTTCAAATAGGGCAGATTCTGAAAAGCTTTATCGGACGCCCCATTCTGTTTCTGCTTCTCCAGTTGCCGTTTGACGAGTGCAACGGTGACCTGGCGCACAACAACTGCACCGATCCCGTTTCCAACCAGGATGAGGGGAACGCTCATGGTAAATGCGAATGCACCCACGACGCCATCGATCGAGAAGCATAAGTCGATAATTTCCAGATAGAGAATTTTGGAGAGATCCGATCGGTTGCTCTTGCTTGTCCTCAGCTCCTCCTCCACCTTTTCTGCGTGCTCTTTGAAACCGTGAGACAGGAAGAACGCAGTCGACCCCACCATTGCGCTGAACGCCAGCATAGGATTGTGGTGCACTGCGTGCCACGTGATAACCGTCAGTGCGACTGATGCAATGAGGTAAAACCATGTTGCTTGCCGGAGCAGGAATGCCTCACCCCACACGCCATAGGCCTTTTCTTCACGGAACAGCCAATCCAGGAACAGGAGGAGAAGAAATACACCCCCGCCACAGAGGAGAAGTGGAGCCGCTTCTTTCACTGCATGAGCTGCGGCAGCATCCCCCTGAAATGTTGCCTTGATCGCTTCCACTGGGCCAAGTCCGGGCGTTGCCATCCACACAATGACTGTCGGCAACAGGCCCCGGACAACGAAGACCGCGAAAATGATTCCCCAAAATAAGAACCACTTGCGCCCCTTGTCACTCATTGTTACCAGGATGTCGGCATTCACTACTGCATTGTCCAA contains the following coding sequences:
- a CDS encoding DUF475 domain-containing protein; the protein is MGWEMMALIVVGLCLFEIVSSLDNAVVNADILVTMSDKGRKWFLFWGIIFAVFVVRGLLPTVIVWMATPGLGPVEAIKATFQGDAAAAHAVKEAAPLLLCGGGVFLLLLFLDWLFREEKAYGVWGEAFLLRQATWFYLIASVALTVITWHAVHHNPMLAFSAMVGSTAFFLSHGFKEHAEKVEEELRTSKSNRSDLSKILYLEIIDLCFSIDGVVGAFAFTMSVPLILVGNGIGAVVVRQVTVALVKRQLEKQKQNGASDKAFQNLPYLKNGAMYAIGTLAAVMILDSFHIHVPIWFTPVATISIIGFFLGMCFWRPVVSETKEVKANEPAEECLNV
- the serS gene encoding serine--tRNA ligase, whose translation is MIDLQHLRDNPELYQDAATKKRIKVDVLAFLKLDEERRTLIQHADEMRANKNAVSKDIPQMQGDEKAKAIADMKEVGEKLKTAEEKLAVIEKEWNHTLLLMPGIPLPQVPVGKDDTENVEVRTHGTIPTFDFPMKDHVTLATDLDILDIPRAVKMAGSRSYFLKGDGARLELAILMFTLDSLAKKGYTAFLPPLMVNYEAMMGTSYFPGGEEQAYAIGVKTPDAAIESDDVWLIGTSEVAVTSYHSGETLKETDLPKRYCGISNCFRREAGTYGKDTHGLYRIHQFQKVEQVILCKNDPAESEKMHKEILQNAEDILQALKLPYRVVDVCTGDMGRGQIYKNDIETWMPSRNSYGETHSCSTFHEFQSRRLNIKYEDSDGTKKFVHTLNNTCIASPRILIPILEMYQNADGSVTIPEVLRPYMGGKEVISKPQ
- the uvrB gene encoding excinuclease ABC subunit UvrB; protein product: MSKNKPFRLVSSFEPKGDQPAAIEKLLKGLEKGEKHQTLLGATGTGKTFTMANIVQATQRPTLVLAHNKTLAAQLCSEFQMFFPDNAVSYFVSYYDYYQPEAYVPHTDTYIEKDASINEEIDKYRHAATYNLLTRRDVLIVASVSCIYGLGNVTDYEALAIKLERGQTIQRDKLLRKLTDIQYRRSNMEFKQRMFHAMGDTVEIFPPNADTVIRIEMPFDEIDVIQEVDSFTGEVIQELQDVTIFPAAHNVTSKEKIDRAIEGILAEMKEQEAYFLKRGELVKAERIRMRTEYDVEMLRETGYCTGIENYVRYLEGTPPGVPPSTLLDYFPDDYLVIADESHITIPQIGGMYEGNNSRKSTLVEYGFRLPSSHDNRPLKMNEWEERVHQRIYVSATPSKYEFANTPKDNFAEQIIRPTGLIDPVVTVKPTKNQIDDITREVQETLKRNERVLITTLTKRSAEDLTKYLKDGGYNVQYIHSDVETLDRIEILRQLRTGDIDILVGINLLREGLDLPEVSFIAILDADKQGFLRSRDALIQTIGRAARNVNGHVTLYADKETDAMRGAMGETTRRRAIQQAYNEKHGITPQTIIKAIHDIAEEGKKLELRRPKHDHQKIPKDERNRLIEELEAQMELASQNLQFEQAADLRDEIELLRRQK